The DNA region cttatgttcatgagatccgcgtattcgaattatattccgatgtgttcaacgtgTGAATCTTAAGTGtataagaagaaggcctaaaacaaaggtgacatgttggtaggtgaggtaaatgagaaaatttgaaaggtatgtgcttaaaccctcgggttgaaaacttggtatgatgaaaccgtagaaagatattaaatgtaaatgaaacatgaatgtcttggtgttgtttatgcaaatgatgttttatgtgagattgtgtgattatgttacttgctatttgcatgtgaacttactaagcatttgtgcttactccctcattttctttcattgtagttttgacaagccggcttgagaatcgggataggtcgaagactcgttcacactatccgaaggcttaaattggtaaaatggcttgtgcattttgaatgtggcatgtatggcaaaacactcactttgtgtaattggtcttatgatatggctatggtttggtaaggaaagggtttgtaaatgattagccattggaatggccaatctaagtcatatttgatgttatgtatgtttaaaatgctatttagtccatgaaaatccttagtaaagtgaaatttgccataaaacagaatctgacagcagcagtgatgtaaatttgaaaaataactaaaaatagtagaaatggaattaaatgatgagtaagttatgaaactaaagcttaattagtctattttcatatggattgaacaaaacaggtatataaattatattttatgagatatttgaatttttgtgaaacagggccagagtgatttctggatcccctgttttgattttaaaaattcatcataaattgtaaaaaacataattagaagtcatgttttatatgtacagattccttattgagtctagttttaagagaaacaaacttcatagtcattgaaattctgtacagagagatatctgattcgtaatatacagaggtcagagcagtcgaaccctgaaacaggggagaatttaactaataaactgtactaattggcttgaccaaaaattctagaaaaaaattagtaaatagatatatgagcctagtttcatggaaaatttacggaattggatttcgagtttcagaactcaagatatgaatttttaagcgactatgacgcagattactagcttgactggaaattttaaaaataaattgtttgagctgtttaagtaatgaattaagtctgttaacacctcgtgttcgactccggcaactgTCTCGGGTAGGGGGCATTACAATACTCACAGATATTCATTCAAAAAATACCAACAGTCTCTCAAAAGGTGATTTAATCGCATATCTCGTGCTTTATTTTGAACATATATGAACTGTTCTAGCATATACAAGTAAGGATCTAAGGGAAAAGGGGTTACCTGTGGAAGGACGAGGGTTTTTAAGCCTTCAGACCACCGTGTACGATGGCGCGTAAGGCGCGTGTGCAAGCACTGCACCGTGGCTGGAGGCCAGGGCCGGGGACCTCTCTCTTCCCTTCTGCAGAGCATTTCAGGACTTTTTTTTTTAGACCGgtgttaaaatgaattttttaagcTGCAaaattggcttatatagcctctTTGGAATGACATCGTTTCTGCTTAACTTAATAAGCTCAAAACGGTGTCGTATTAAGCcataggatccgcgcgttgacccggttacccggggaggatccgcgtgttttttagaattgggttaattacccaatCGGTCCTTCCAcctcttttaatttataattacgttttattatatttttaatttggccctaatattttacaattgtttcaatttagtcccaacggTTATTAAATCACATTCTGGAAAACGGGGCCATTTTGGGAATAGGGCAatttgcccagtgagtccctttTGTTTTACGCGCGTTTTAATTGGGACCCTAATTCAGTTCTATTTCTTTTGAATTCGCCTTGTAATTTTGCTGAACTTTAAATTTAgccctatatatttatttttattactatatatatatatttcatatattgttatttgtttttatttttaaccttgcttttatattatatattgtaagattattttattatatatattaatattatttattatctattacttttcacaaattattattattttacatcattatttttttatattattatatttttacttgtattacaaatttattaattatttatatatattgtttttacatatatactttcattattatattatatctattatatttcttattttctatatatataaattatattttattatataacattttattatatttttatttttattctatattacttatcatttttttatatatgttatgtatatcatatataatctattagattatttatgtttatattattcattatattatttaaaatttgtaaatttgtaaattaaattatatttttaactcatattataaacatattaaattattaattatttatttattatgtattattctactttaaaatgatatttttatattatgtgttattttataaattcttttacatacttttattttatatattttttaaaccccatatattttatatataattattattcttttataaatattttgttattatgttttatatattgtatagcaaatactattttaaaattattattaaatattatgtctttatttgtgttatatgtatattttgttaacaataactcatttcatttttttttatatattgcatatatcatgtgttatatgttattttatatttattatttgatattacatTTCATGAATATGTACATTGATATTGTATTACTCTTTtttgtatatcatgcattatttaattattacttttttgtatatcatgcattatttaattactacttcgtatgtttgtatgttttgtttattcattctcaatacatgctatatatatatctttgcatgcatattgttaatatttgctatatatgtatattatttttatatgtatgtatctaaTGCACGATCTTTATATTATTgccatcattttgtttaaatgcaTGTATTATTTACCTACTACAATAATATGTTACTATGTATGATTTGTAATGCAATACAATTCCCCACgcatcatttttttaaaaaaaacaaggctccaaagttttcaaaaaatataaaggcaatgcttggtgtttggaaatttcaagaaagtagtgccctaacttattgggttgcaacttttctcgttgagtttgAATAATCAaatacccttctaagtttttaaatgttttcaaaatgtgagcaactgtcttggaattgcaaagcaatatgtcctaacttactggatgtggcgttttgttgtttcgagatagagaTTTCTAAAaagctaacttagtgtcaatactttgatacgagtgaactccaatttacaaaatcaaaatattttaaagaggattacatcttaaaagttttaaatttccgacattagaAACACTtggtaatcaattaggtaccaattttttgggcgttacgagggtgctaatccttcctcgtacgtaaccgactcccgaacccatcttatgatttcgtagaccaagactaatgattttaacacaaaatgttttaaaggtgatccaatcacacctaaaaagattggtggtgactcccgttttcgtttttcttaaagtcgattcccattttccaaaactcgatttaaaaatggtctcgacaaAATGCATATAACAAAACTGTAAGAGGTGTTTGGAAATGTTCaagcattaatcaatttatttgctCCGGCAAAAAATCTTGTTTCAAAAGGATTAATAAAAATACTTACTCATATTGGGTTTTGCTATTTAGAGATCTCTTTATTTGTtgatttcatgtataaaatttgaaaaaaaaattgttgaatgattttgttaaaataataataattttttttatatcagatgatttaactaattatattatttcataatataaaaatttatgatgtTCATGCatcataaaataatacatatcacaataAATGGTTACAACGACAAGTCTTATTATGGTGAATGATGGATTCAACATGAGTCATGACCTGTGCTTCATAAGTTTCATCACCAATCTTCAGTGCATCCAATTAATTGCGAAAGTTGAGAAAATAGAAAAAGCTTGAGATGGTCGAGAAGAGGTAACATGATGATTACCTCCTTTCACTGTTAAGAATTTTAGTAAGTCCCCAAACTCATACTTCAACCCTCCTTCctgttaaatatttatcattaattttattaaattaagaaagaaaatttatagatataaatagTGTTATTTTGAGTTGGTTTATTCAATAAGAAAAAACTCATTTCAATGTTCAATATATATGAAATGCTGCAAATTTATTTTCTTCTAATAAATGATTACTTTTAAACTACCAAATCTTATCCCAAGCCTACCTATTGGCTCAActaaatatttagaaaatataaaatatgtataaattaaaattttcacatttaaataaaaattcaggACAAGTTgtctaaattttttgaaaaatattgtcCACGGCCTAGCATGTATTGGTCAAGCCTATTGAACTAGGTAGGTAGCGTGAGCTTGCCTTGAAAGTGCTAATAAAGCCAATCGAGTCAACACTTAAAATCTCTTATTCAAGTTTAAACCCAAACTGGGTAATCATATCAGAGGGATAGTTTGATACTTAAATATATCTAATCATAATATAAAAAAGgaagctaatatatatataattaaatgagTAAACATAAAACCTTGGTTCTAAAACTCCATGTTTCCTCTTTTGTTAACTTGATGTTTAACTCCTCAGCCAACTTTTCCAAATGTTGTAAGGTTCCCTCGGTCGGTATTATACCATCTTGATCTCCACTATAACATGGTaatcatattaataaaataaaataaaaacatcagACAAATGGCATGagaatttcttttcaaaatagtTCACTTTGATTTTTCATACTTAGTTAACTTAATTCAAGAAAGTATTGGAAAGAAAAGCATGGCATACAAATACAATACCAACCTGAATATTGTAATGGGAACAGATTGTTGAAGAAGGTTTTTAAGCGTAGGAAGCATGTCAAGGTCCTTATCAGCTTCGTTGTATTTAAAATTAGCTCTAAATAAATAAGAGTCgcatataatgaaaattttaaggttaACAAATTTTACACAACATTCACCTCAATAAAacaagtaatttatttatttttcttaagaaagAGGTGACAATATGGAGATAGAAAAATTTACCGCGAGTCTTAAATttcgaatttaaaataatttctaaaagtaATTAAATGAACATATCAGGGAAAAAAAGttcattttgtttcaaaatttagGGGAAAACTTACGTGAAGCAACCCTGCCATCTATACGACAAGTTGGTTCGGTTCCCGTGGAAAGCCTTTTGAACTTCTGGGATACTAAAGTAAAATTGCACCCTTAATGGAAGGCACATGTCTACTTCTGTGCTAACTATAGGAACCTGGACCAAAATATAAagttttacgtttttgatataaCCAATAAAAGAAACATACCACAAAATTAATTTTACTCAATTGATTAGTTAATTCGATTCTATAGGAACTTATGTTAGTTGTAGTTTCAAATCTAAGTAAAGTAAGAGGAatgtaaagaaataaatgaaaacctgTTTTGTTAAgttcaaatttagctcattttcaGTGCAAGGGGGGCGAAAGACATCAAATAGCTTCTGCGGGGAGTAATTATGAGCATCGGTCTTGAAAGCAGCCAAATCGGCCTCGAACACAAGGTTTTTGCATTTTGCGCTCCAAGTGGTTTTGATGCTAGAAAAGTAAttattttcatcaatggcattgcATTCTTTCTTGATTTCGTTATACAACGAGCTGTTTATCATCTcccgagagaaaaagaaatcaatttttGCAATCTCGTCTAGCTTTTTACGAAGCATTGGGTTTCCCAACTGTTCAAAAGagttacaattaaaaaaataaaataaagttcacAACAAAATCTTTAAATTAACATTGAATTGAACCTAAGCATGTTTACTGGAGAGTTGAGTTGCAACACATGTTATTTCTGTTCTATATGGGCCCAATAAAGTTCCTAAAAGTATTTCAGgattatttaaaactttttatgTTAGTGCTGATactgaatttaaataaaaatttattgtcTATGATGTCAATAATGAACAATAATCAAAGTCATAATGATTTGATCCTAAACGTAGAAGTCGGTATCCTAATCCAATCTAATAAATCCAAGCCTTCTCGAATTAGGCAAGTTACTCAACCATGAACATTTCTCACTAATCCTTCTATGCAAATTTATATTAAAGTGGAAATATATTTGATTGATTAGATACTGTTTTACTTACAACCAATCCTTTGAGATTAAATTTGGATTGCTTGGATTGCTTGTTGTCGTCGAGCAAAGCATTAGCAAGATTTGGTACGAAgtgtcctaaaaataaaaatccacAAATTTAGTTGAAGTAATGAACATGTTATATTGTTTGTATTGTTGCATGGAGACTTATTCATAACTGGTATTAAGTCGAGATAATTTGATTGTTATGTGtttattcaataattaattcgacatattcaattcaagaagtatgttaaaaaaataatttatgaattcatttacattttttttgaattatttaaaaaaaaacaattgttactttaataagaaattttattaattatttcagtttgaatctaaaaaaaataatgatgcaTGCTTGATATGTAGATAATAaagtacaatatatatattagagaaaAAAAACTATATGCTAGAGATCACATTATATTTTGTTTCTCTAGTCATTAAGTATATTTTGGTGTATTAAAAATATGTTGATGTGCTACCAAAtgagagaaagaaaaacaaaagaaattgttCACCTGCAAAACTTGATCCAGCCATATATAGCTCTTTGGACTTGAAGACTGGATACTTTTCATACCATTTTTGCATGAATGTAAGTAATATTTTATCTGTAAGAaacaaataattgaaaaatatcaatatatataatacccaaactattttatttaataacgAAGAATATACATTATGATCTTACTAGTGCTATCATCTCCGTTATTATAATCACTACTTGAGTTTGAATATGACCATCCAGATCCAATAGGGGAGTCGATGAACAATAGATTTGACACTGAAACATATATTATACAGAACTTtatatagatatggaatagaaaaatatacatatatataagaaaGGTAATGCAATTCATTTAAACACGATGAAAACTAGACGTTCTGTACAATTTTATGGTTCTAacacatttaatattttattataaatttatatggaTATGAAAGAAATAACTATGAAACATGATATActtacacacacaaaaaaaattcaataaaaaaataatcataggAAATTAGACAACCTTTGTTCCAAGAAAAGGAATTTGTTTGGAGACCATGAGCATCTTTCGTAACAATGAAAGGACCAACACTTCCAAAGGCATCTCCAACTGAAGAACACCCTGGTCCTGAATAGTATTACACAACAGATTTTATTGTATGTGAGTAATCTAAAAAACTTGTCGGCCAGGTTTAAGTAAAGCTAGAAAAATAGAGTAATGGTTTGATCTAATGTAATGACTAGTCTAATTCGACAAGTATTTAGTATATGTTTAAAGGTATGGCTTTTCAGATAAGTTAAAAAATGATAGTCAGATCAAGGCTATAAATTTAGTGTTAGGGATGGACATAAACCTAAAACCTTTGCATGGAAACGGGCTAAATTGAATCTTTACTTTCTAACGAGGGCCAAAAGTGATAATGTTTCCATTCGAAGGGGctaaaagggattaaatttaattataaatttttgggaGAGGCTAAAAAAGAAATTGTAACATTGAACCGATGGGGCCGAAGCCCTAGCTTTCCCTTGGCTTTAACTTGCTCATGGTGAACTTTTTCTAACTCATTCATATAGGATACCTACTAGGAAATCCGCATAACATCATAAACTACAATAAAAGGAATTTAAAGAACTTAACCTCCAGTTAACCAAATTGTGAGGGGTTGAGTCAAGGGATCTTTCTCAGCTtcaacaaaatagtaaaaaagacTTCGACCATCAACATTTTCATCCACTTCAATATATCCAGCAAATTGCCTGAAATTAACATCTGGTTGTCCTGGCAATTTGCTTATCAAATCATTCGTTGGGAAGGCATTGGAATCAACTCCAATTAGAAGAAaaagataaagaataaatattactCCTCGAAATTCCATTTGAAATGCTTCTAATATCAAAGAAATAAGGGTAACTAATGCTTATTGAATTTTTTACTTTCTAATGCTTAAAATTAATGGAGAGAGCTACCTTATATATAGTGTTTGTCTTTTTTAAACTAAATATGTTGTTTTAATAGTTAACATTTTGAAACCGTGAAACATAGGTTTCGAGTTGTCATTGTTTTTAGGCACTATTTTTGTTTTGTTAGTTTtcccaataaattttttttatgatgaataacATTTATGAATTATAGGTTTActtgatttaaatatattataggaTATAACACCAACATATTCATTAATTAtgaaaaactttttttaaaaaatagcaaATTCATTCACAAACATGATTCCGGGtaactaaagaaatgaaaagcaaatttctttttatttttttaaaattcatatttcaaatgtattttgaattttgaatttaattgcGTAAGATTTTTTTTAGTAATGACAGTGCATGTGTATATTAATAGAAAATGGTAGTAATATCCATGCAAGGATTGGGTTAAGAGAGTTTCATGTTGTACCTATTGTGCTTTCACTTTAAAAAAAGATCACGTTAGAGTTAACCCCAAATTGTTTcaaaacaatataattataatatattttacataGAAAAACTAATCAAAAGAGGATAGAAACCACGGacaaaaagaaatttcactataataaaggaGAGTATAAATGATggagagaattaaaagaaaatccTGAAACACTACAAG from Gossypium hirsutum isolate 1008001.06 chromosome A04, Gossypium_hirsutum_v2.1, whole genome shotgun sequence includes:
- the LOC121228019 gene encoding serine carboxypeptidase-like 44, with the protein product MEFRGVIFILYLFLLIGVDSNAFPTNDLISKLPGQPDVNFRQFAGYIEVDENVDGRSLFYYFVEAEKDPLTQPLTIWLTGGPGCSSVGDAFGSVGPFIVTKDAHGLQTNSFSWNKVSNLLFIDSPIGSGWSYSNSSSDYNNGDDSTNKILLTFMQKWYEKYPVFKSKELYMAGSSFAGHFVPNLANALLDDNKQSKQSKFNLKGLVLGNPMLRKKLDEIAKIDFFFSREMINSSLYNEIKKECNAIDENNYFSSIKTTWSAKCKNLVFEADLAAFKTDAHNYSPQKLFDVFRPPCTENELNLNLTKQVPIVSTEVDMCLPLRVQFYFSIPEVQKAFHGNRTNLSYRWQGCFTGDQDGIIPTEGTLQHLEKLAEELNIKLTKEETWSFRTKEGGLKYEFGDLLKFLTVKGGNHHVTSSRPSQAFSIFSTFAINWMH